The Mycolicibacterium aichiense region GCTGCTCATCGGCGCCCGGCTGGTGATCGCCGCGGTGCAGGTCGCGGTCGCCACCCGGCGCCGCCGGGCCCACCACCGGATGGTCGTCGACCTGCTGGGCGACTGCCGGCACGGCATGCACGGGCTGCGGGTGCTCGACGTGGCCGAACCGCTGGCCTACTGCCTGCCCGGGGTGCGCAGCCGGGTCGTGCTCAGCCAGGGCACCCTGTCGGCATTGAGCGACACCGAACTCACCGCGATCCTCAGCCATGAGCGGGCGCATCTGCGGGCCCGCCACGATCTGGTGCTCGAGGCGTTCATCGCCGTGCACACCGCCTTCCCCCGCTTCGTCCGCAGCGGCAGCGCCCTGGCCGCGGTGCGGCTGCTCGTGGAGATGCTCGCCGACGATGCCGCGGTGCGCACGGCGGGACCCGGCCCCCTGGCCCGCGCGCTGGTGGCCTGCGCCGCGGCCCGCACCCCGAAGGGCGCCCTGGCCGGCGGCGGCCCGACCACGCTGATCCGGGTGCGCCGGCTGGCCGGCGAGCCGAACAGCCTGGTGCTGTCGATGGCCGCCTACGCCACCGCGGCCGCGGTGCTCGTGGTGCCGACGGTTGCGGTCGCAATGCCGTGGCTGACCGAGCTGCACCGGCTGTTTCTTTCCTGAAACTGTTCTGCCACAACAAAATTCACACAATTGAAAGGCGCGAGATGACCTCACCGCAGACAGACGGTACTGCACAGATCGGTGTTACCGGAATGGCGGTGATGGGGTCGAACATCGCGCGCAACTTCGCCCACCACGGCTACACCGTCGCCCTGCACAACCGCTCGGTCGCCAAAACCGACGCCGTGCTCGCCGAGCACGGTTCCGAGGGCAACTTCGTGCGCACCGAGACGATGGCCGAATTCGCCGCCGCGCTAGAGAAGCCGCGCCGCGCGCTGATCATGGTCAAGGCCGGCGACCCGACCGACGCGGTGATCAACGAACTGTGCGAGGTCTTCGAGCCGGGCGACATCATCATCGACGGCGGTAACGCGCTCTACACCGACACCATCCGCCGCGAGAAGGCGGTGCGCGAGCGCGGCCTGCACTTCGTCGGCGCAGGCATTTCCGGCGGTGAGGAGGGCGCGCTGAAGGGTCCGTCGATCATGCCGGGCGGACCTGCCGAGTCCTACAAGTCGCTGGGCCCGCTGCTCGAGGAGATCTCCGCGCACGTCGACGGCGTCCCGTGCTGTACCCACATCGGCCCCGACGGCGCCGGCCACTTCGTCAAGATGGTGCACAACGGCATCGAGTATTCCGACATGCAGCTCATCGGCGAGGCCTACCAGCTGCTGCGCGACGGGCTCGGCAAGACCGCACCCGAGATCGCCGAGATCTTCGCGGAGTGGAACAAAGGCGATCTGGACAGCTATTTGATCGAGATCACCGCCGAGGTGCTGCGCCAGACCGACGCCAAGACCGGCAAGCCGCTGGTCGACGTGATCGTCGACGAGGCCGAGCAGAAGGGCACCGGCCGCTGGACGGTCAAGTCGGCGTTGGACCTCGGGGTGCCGGTGACCGGTATCGCCGAGGCGGTCTTCGCCCGCGCTCTGTCCGGCTCGGTCCCCCAGCGCAAGGCCACCACCGGCCTGGCCTCCGGAGACCTGGGCGAACAGCCCACGGACGCAGCGCAATTCATCGATGACGTGAGCAAGGCGCTGTACGCCTCGAAGATCATCGCCTACGCCCAGGGCTTCAACCAGATCCAGGCGGGCAGCGCCGAATACGACTGGGGCATCACCCTCGGCGACATGGCCACGATCTGGCGCGGCGGCTGCATCATCCGGGCCAAGTTCCTCAACCGGATCAAGGAGGCCTACGACGAGAACGCCGAGCTGGCGACGCTGATCGCCGCACCGTACTTCCGGGACGCGGTCGAGGCGGGTATCGACAGCTGGCGCCGCGTGGTGGTGAAGGCCACCGAGCTCGGCATCCCGGTCCCCGGCTTCGCCTCGGCGCTGTCGTACTACGACGCGCTGCGCACCGAGCGACTGCCCGCGGCGCTGACCCAGGGCCTGCGCGACTTCTTCGGCGCGCACACCTACGGCCGGACCGATGCCGACCCGGCCGCCCGATTCCACACCCTCTGGAGTGGTGACCGCAGCGAAGTCGAGGCGTAGCGCCGTTAGGCTGATCGGGTGCGCTTTCTCGACGGCCAGCAACCTCCGTACGACCTGACCTACAACGACGTGTTCGTCGTGCCCAGCCGATCCGACGTCGCGTCCCGGTTCGACGTGGACCTGTTTACCTCCGACGGCACCGGGACGACGATCCCGGTCGTGGTGGCAAACATGACCGCGGTGGCGGGGCGTCGGATGGCCGAGACGGTGGCCCGCCGGGGCGGCATCGTGGTGCTGCCCCAGGACCTGCCGATCGACGCGGTCAAGCAGACCGTCGACTTCGTCAAGAGCCGCGACCTGGTGGCCGACACCCCGGTGGTGCTGGCGCCCGACGACTCGGTGTCCGACGCCGTCGCGCTGATCCACAAGCGTGCCCACGGCGTGGCCGTGGTGGTGTTCGAGGGCAGGCCCATCGGCCTGGTCACCGAAGCCGCCACCGTCGGCGTCGACCGGTTTGCGCGCGTGCGCGACATCGCGGTCAGCGACTTCGTCACCGCGCCGGCCCACACCGATCCACGGCAGGTGTTCGAGCTGCTCGAGCACGCCCCGGTGGACGTGGCCGTCCTCACCGATGTCGACGGCGCCCTGGCCGGGGTACTGACCCGCATCGGCGCCATCCGCGCGGGCATCTACACCCCGGCCGTCGACGCGGCGGGCCGGCTGCGGATCGCCGCCGCGGTGGGCATCAACGGCGACGTGGCCGCCAAGGCGCGGGCGCTGGCCGAGGCCGGCGTCGACGTGCTGGTGGTCGACACCGCGCACGGCCACCAGCTCAAGATGCTCGACGCGATCAAGGCCGTGTCGTCGCTGGACCTCGGCGTCCCGCTGGCAGCAGGCAACGTCGTCTCCGCCGAAGGGACGCGCGACCTGATCGGGGCCGGCGCCTCCATCGTCAAGGTGGGAGTCGGCCCCGGCGCCATGTGCACCACCCGGATGATGACCGGCGTCGGGCGCCCGCAATTCTCTGCCGTGGTCGAATGCTCCTCTGCCGCAAGAGAACTCGGTGCTCACGTGTGGGCCGACGGCGGCGTTCGGCATCCGCGCGACGTGGCGCTGGCGCTGGCGGCGGGCGCGTCGAACGTGATGATCGGGTCCTGGTTCGCCGGCACCTACGAATCCCCCGGTGACCTGAT contains the following coding sequences:
- a CDS encoding GuaB1 family IMP dehydrogenase-related protein → MRFLDGQQPPYDLTYNDVFVVPSRSDVASRFDVDLFTSDGTGTTIPVVVANMTAVAGRRMAETVARRGGIVVLPQDLPIDAVKQTVDFVKSRDLVADTPVVLAPDDSVSDAVALIHKRAHGVAVVVFEGRPIGLVTEAATVGVDRFARVRDIAVSDFVTAPAHTDPRQVFELLEHAPVDVAVLTDVDGALAGVLTRIGAIRAGIYTPAVDAAGRLRIAAAVGINGDVAAKARALAEAGVDVLVVDTAHGHQLKMLDAIKAVSSLDLGVPLAAGNVVSAEGTRDLIGAGASIVKVGVGPGAMCTTRMMTGVGRPQFSAVVECSSAARELGAHVWADGGVRHPRDVALALAAGASNVMIGSWFAGTYESPGDLMRDRDGRPYKESYGMASKRAVAARTSADSAFDRARKALFEEGISTSRMAVDPERGGVEDLLDHITSGVRSTCTYVGATTIAELHERVVLGIQSAAGFAEGHPLPTGW
- a CDS encoding M56 family metallopeptidase, whose translation is MSALAFTLLALMLVGPVPALLARASWPMRAPRAAIVLWQSIAVAAVLSAFSAGLAIASRLFAPGPDGRPTATITSEIEVLGWPLWSAYVVVFAITLLIGARLVIAAVQVAVATRRRRAHHRMVVDLLGDCRHGMHGLRVLDVAEPLAYCLPGVRSRVVLSQGTLSALSDTELTAILSHERAHLRARHDLVLEAFIAVHTAFPRFVRSGSALAAVRLLVEMLADDAAVRTAGPGPLARALVACAAARTPKGALAGGGPTTLIRVRRLAGEPNSLVLSMAAYATAAAVLVVPTVAVAMPWLTELHRLFLS
- the gndA gene encoding NADP-dependent phosphogluconate dehydrogenase, coding for MTSPQTDGTAQIGVTGMAVMGSNIARNFAHHGYTVALHNRSVAKTDAVLAEHGSEGNFVRTETMAEFAAALEKPRRALIMVKAGDPTDAVINELCEVFEPGDIIIDGGNALYTDTIRREKAVRERGLHFVGAGISGGEEGALKGPSIMPGGPAESYKSLGPLLEEISAHVDGVPCCTHIGPDGAGHFVKMVHNGIEYSDMQLIGEAYQLLRDGLGKTAPEIAEIFAEWNKGDLDSYLIEITAEVLRQTDAKTGKPLVDVIVDEAEQKGTGRWTVKSALDLGVPVTGIAEAVFARALSGSVPQRKATTGLASGDLGEQPTDAAQFIDDVSKALYASKIIAYAQGFNQIQAGSAEYDWGITLGDMATIWRGGCIIRAKFLNRIKEAYDENAELATLIAAPYFRDAVEAGIDSWRRVVVKATELGIPVPGFASALSYYDALRTERLPAALTQGLRDFFGAHTYGRTDADPAARFHTLWSGDRSEVEA